The sequence GTGCCGTTGAGGCTGACTTTTAACCGAGCCGGTTAGAGTTCGTTTGCACTGTTTGCTCGTTACCCCCTCTCCGCTGCTGAGGATCGGCGCAAGTTGACTGAGCACTCTGGAATTACTGTAGAACGTATGTCAACTCACTCCTGGCTGATACGGCTGTATGAACCGTTTGTGAACCGCATCAAATATCTCTCGTTATAGTTGATCAATTATAGTTTAAAATTTTGTTTCCCTCCTCTCTGCCTGGTGAACCGAATCTATTGCCGAGCATACGGAATGGCAAGGCAAGAAAGGAAAACTATAGTCGTCGTCGGGTGAGGCTACGGTCTTTTGTCAGGCCCCAGTTCCATTCGTTGGGGGGGCAATCAACTAACATTCATGCAGAGCGGGAGTTCTTGGTCTCTCCTCGGCGCTCACTTTGCTGAAAACACTCCCTTCCTCTAAATATCCGATACTTCTTGTAGCGTCCTACTTTTCATTCGATGGCCCGCACCCGTCTTATCCAAGCACAGCAGCAGGTGCTCATTATCGACCTATCCCGGCAACTACTCCCCAATTAAAATATGAGGCCGGTCTTGCCAAGATAACATGCGATCGGTTTAAGAAGCTTGCGTCGGAGCATCCCGAATATGGCATCAAATTCATGGAAGGCATTGAATATATCTCGGGCGAAGTTGCACCAGTATACAAGGCGTTACCCCCTGAATATACCCAGCTAGATGGATTTCGTGTGCTCAATGATGATGAAAAGCCCCCTGGGGTTGACTTTGGAGCCAGATATGAAACATATACCATTGATCCAGAAATATATCTAGCTCACTTATTACGACGATATAGACTTGATGGCGGCGAAATAAAGAGAATGGAGTTGGCATCTTTGCAGGAGGCGTTCGAGATCGATGGATATGACGTAGCTATGGTTGTTAATTGCAGTGGGATGGGATTTGGCGACCCGGATAGCTTTATTATCCGCGGTATATTCAACTCTACTGAAACGCGAGATTCAGGAGTCACAAGAATAACTTCTCATGCAGGACAAACTTGCCTCGTCGCGAACACGTGCGATAAGACTATAACGCGACAAGATGCTGACGGATGGAGCTTTCTTATCCCTCGTCCCTTAGAGGGTGGCACTATAGTGGGCGGAACCAAGCAGCCAAACGATTGGAGCTCTGTACCGACAGCAAGCATACGAGAAACTTTGCTCGAGAAAGCTGCCAAGTTGTATCCCGCCATATTAAACGCTCAAGGGAAGTTTGATGTGATACGGGACATTGTTGGTCGTCGTCCAGCTCGAGAGGGAGGTCTCCGACTTGAAGTCGAGACACTTCCGAAAACTGCATCCCCAAAGCGGACCGTAGTGCATGCTTACGGGGCCGGGGGGCGGGGATATGAGCTTAGCTGGGGAATCGCGGAGGAAGTGGTAAGAATGGTGAAGGACAATCTTCCGGAGAGGCTTCATAGTCGACTATAATGTCCAAATAGTCCCTCCCATTAAAAACCATATACGAGATAAAGAGAATCAACGCAGGATTGCACAGTTGCTATGAAGAACAGAAACTGCGGGAAGAAAACCTAACTTCTACCAGCCCGGCAACGTTGACTACGAACAGAGGCTCTCGGGGTAGAGATTTGGcggggaaaaaagggaaccGCCAGGGGTCATAGGAtaaagaatatgaaaaaagaagtGCCAAAGTAGCATGTCTTGGTTTCGATCCAAGGTCCTCCGGGTTATGAGCCCGGCGCGCTTCCGCTGCGCCAACATGCTGTTGTTGTGTGGATTTGATGACACGAGTGATTCATACTTCGTTGAGCACTGCAAATTTCTCTTTGGGTGGGTCGTAGAGATTTTCTGGTGGAGATGAGTCACCACAGCACAAATCCGAGAATTTGCCGGCAAAAACAATAAACTGATTGGATTCTCAACGCCGTTGgattcctttttcttttctttttctttgttaCTTACGAAGTactttctttcctttttctttttttttttttttttttttttttggttcctCTCCTGAGAAGGTCACTGCGTTGAATAGATTTCGAAAGACAAATAATAATGCATCATGTCATGTTTCTAGATGCAAATTCGCTGCTCCTGGCAGTGAAAAGTGGCGACGGATAACCGTTTTCACTTAGCTTTCTGGTTTCTCTCGCCGTTTGATGTGAGCCAGGTTTGTTGAACCGGCTCATTGAGCATGTGATTTTTAACCAGCATCCGGGCCTTGCAGCTGGTCAGGTCTCAATTTCCCGAGTCACTTGAAGATTCAAAGATGCATACCTCTTCAAAGGCCATCCAATGGCTCCGAGATAACataccaaaaaaaaggaaatttcAGCATTTCCACACTTTCTTAGTGGCTTGAAGTCGCTTCAAATGAGCCATCCGGGCACTGTCTTATGGCGCTCATCTCTAATCTCAAGAAGCTTCCAGTTCGTTGGCATATTATGCTCAGGTGCTTTGGACGGAGCAGTCACCTAGTACCTCTGGATATGACTAAGCCTTGATTTAGcctctactccgtagcttGCTCGTCCATTGATCGAAATACTTGGAAGGGCTAACCCCGCCAACACTAACAAGCAGAGCGCGATGGCAGATATCAAACCTCCTTTTACCGAAGAAACcgctcaaaaaaaaaggtcaagCCTGCGCAGGACCTTTGGAATACACGGTGCATGATCGCACATCATCCTAGCTCGGCAACCAATCAAATTAGTAACGTCTGCATGAAGAGATCCATCCCGCATAATCAATGTGCAGTTTTGGTACGAGTATCGGGATGGGGAAGACGGGATGAAGTGGAAAAGATGCTATGGTCTTGAAGATTGGACTTTCGAAACGGAGGGCGAAGAGGCGGGGAGGATGAGGAAACGACAGATGAGTGGGAATGATGTTCTTATTGGGCCTGATGGCAGCGGAGAAGGGAGATGGTTCGGAGATGAGGTGGAGGATGTTGACGTTGTGAAAATCGAAGGAGGACATTGGTAGTGAAGCTGCGGAATAGGTCACAGTATATCGCTGGTTTCTGTTCAACTATCAGTCATATTGGGTTgtgatatatatatattgtttaCAAAATGCAATCCACCTTATCAGCATTATTTCTCACCCTGGCAAAAACCAAGTGCGCGAGTTTAACGCCTTCCAAGTGTCCCGAAATATGCCCGGCAAATAACAAATTAATCTTCTCTGATGTAAGGGTTAAATCTTTCAATAATATCCTCGACAGTAGGTACAGGAGAATCATCATCTTCCCCAGGACGTGGAATGTAAGGATACCGGTCATGATTGGGATGTTTTGGTGGGATCAAAACGTCGTTCAGGACATGAATTACACCATCCCTTGCAATGATGTCCGAACTAGCAACCGAGATAAAGCCATTAATTTTCATGGTTGCAAAGCGATAGAAGCGTGCGATATCGATGCTCAAGCGATGGTTTTCCAGGAGGGTTGGCAAATCAACCTTGAGTGCAAACTGTGAGCCATCGTATCTAATATGCATGGGGTATAGGATTAGGCCTTAAGAATATCTCACATGGATAGTTTTACTATCTTCGTCCTTCTTTGGCTGATGATAAGCATCTGAATATAGCGTATGCCCGAAAACGATGTGATACTCAAGCAATGCCTTTAGGTGTTTCTCCCCCCAGCGGCTGAAAAGAAATGCGTTGACTCTGGGACCAAGCTTGCGAAATGCAATGTTGGTTGGCGCAAAGAACGTGCCGCCCATGTGGCTTGAGGTATCATTCAACTTCTCATAGAGACCAGTTTTCCATAGTCCAAAGTCCAAAGCGCTGAAAACCGAAGGAACGAGACTCAATGTATCAGACGATTGGAATGGTGGGAGGAGGATATGGTCGAGGATTTGTACTAAACCGTTCTTGGCACACTAGTCTCCCATATCAGCTCGCAAATACAAAACAACGCGTGCAAGTGGCTAACCAGGTCAGGCTTGACTATATGGGAGATATAATTGAGGGTGAGGCCACCGACACCAAATTGGGTGCTGATTCGCTGGTCATGATCTCCCAATTCACTTTGCTCTAGCAGAGTTCGGATCGTCCGAGAGTGGAATATCTCTCTTGCGGTCTTCGGTTCCTTTAAGATGTGATATTGAACAAACTTCTTCACATATTCTTTCGGCGGGTGGTGATTCATAGCCTTCTGCAAGGCCTTATTCCTTGGAACAAGCACTGTGTGATTTTCCTTTGTGGAATTAAGGAGGTCAACAATATCATCAAACTGGGAGACCAACTTTGCAAAAAGCTTAGTTCTTTTCGTTGAATTTATTAATTGGTATGTTGTTTTCTCAGGGTCTCCATGGTGGCCACAGAAGTTGGGACTGTTAGCATCTAAGTAGTCATGACGAAACTCATCGACAGCATTCTTCTCTGGCTTTGACAGACGGCCCGATTGCGGCTGGTAAAGTGCCAACGTAGAGGCAATTTCGATGTTATTAAATATTTCCTCGGTGTAAGATGTAGAGAATGCTATTCCCCCCTCGGCTCTGCTATCGTCCGAAACTGGGCTAGGGATGCTGGCACTATATCCTATAAAAGGGTCGAGAGAACTCTGGCCAGGAATAACGAAGCCTACTGCAGTGTAAGCTGCAGACAACAAAAGAACCAGCTTCATCTTTGCGGGCTATCCGAGATAACACTGCGAAGGAGCCGTCGACAGAATCAAAGACCGTATTGAGCTTCGGATCGAAATCGAGCCCGTTGCGGTGAGCTGGAGAACTCTCAAACAGAAATCGTTTTGCACTCGCATGTGAGGGAGATATAACCGGGCGTATCATTTCCAATCATTGAAGCCAAGTTAGCCGGGCTCCAGGTTCCAGCAACCGCTGACGCAACTCCCAGGAGCAGGTTTAACCAGTAAACCTCCGCTCCAGGAAGCTAAATCAGCTGTAAAGCTCCGTTTAGATCCGGGTTGCAAACTGGATACAAAGTCATTGGGCAAGGGAATAGCAAACTCCAGTAATTCTGGTCTATACGCCAGTCTAATCCAGGCGGCACCATATCCGGATTGCGTTGCTTGGCCACACGCTCCCTTTACCTCTCAGCGTTGAAGTTGCTTTGATGTTGAAACAAGCGTTGTGATGATATCATCGGCTAACAAGGCAACTCGTCAGTCCGGATTATGTAACGCGAGACCGTGTCTTGGCATTCATCCGCTGTCCCTCTCTTATCGGAACGTCGGCCGCTTGATGGCTGACTTCACTCCAGCTGGGACAAGACTGTCTTGGTTGATTAGCTTCTTTATATCCACCCTAATGTGCTTTTTGACTAGCAATCATGGAAATGGGTTCTCCCATCCACTTCGGCTTTCAGCCTCATGTATTCCTTGCTGGAAAAGTAACCATCGAAAGGACTGCCTCCAGCCCAAGCAAAGATATGAAGAGACGGCTATTGTCGCACTTTCATCCATGACAAGGCCAAATACTTGTCTGCTTTTTGCGTCCTTCTTGCTAGAATATGTTGTATATGCTAGCACTTTCTTTGCATTCATGATATATTGAATGCTTCTAGAATGTAAGTGAGAGTGATACATAATAATGGTATCACCCTCTGTGCCCTGGTTTTCTCAGGAAATTCCCTTCAGTGATTTGGCACGATATTCTGGGATAGAATGCCTTTTTATCTCAAGAGTTGTTAAAGGGGTACCTGGGAGACGCCGTGTTCTAAAACAGTTGTGCAGCGCTAGCTTCACCCTCACTGTACCATTTCCTGGTTACCTAACACTGTGGATTTTGTCACTGATATGTGGTTGTTTCCTTATCATCTATCAGGTAACCTAACACATTACCTATAGCCCACTCCTCTTGTTATTATCTTAATCCACCTCTGCGGCTAATACTTAGTTAATCAGACACGTCTCGCGTCAAATACATTCTGTATCTGTCCGGTCTTCATCCCTGATacaaccaactacaaaagGTTATGGTGTGTTTGACGCCTCCTTCATTTCAAAAGATCCTACATTTCGTTCAAGAAGTTGATCATCAAAGCTCAGATCGGGTTTCCTGACTCTCTGTAACAGCTATCCCAAAGGCATTCCTTGTTCCTCACTTTTCGTTTTCTCCGCAATCTCCACTCTCGAGCTGTTGTTTATACTGAGCATTGACCACTTACATTATTTAATAGAAGCTACTTAAATATCCTCTCTAATGACACTCTTCTGAAAAGCTTATGGAGAAGGACACTATTAAGGATCGTTCGCAACCGAAGAGGCAGCCCCTTCACGACGCTAGCAACCGCCTTAATATCGTTCATAAATCGTCACGTCAAACACGCTATGACCACATAGCATTGTCATCCGAGAAGCAAATGACATCCTCAGATCCACCTGATGCCTTGAATGGACATGACTTCCCTCCTGCCACTGCAGAAAACAAGCGCATATCGGCCGTTTTAGACTACCACTCGGATCCGAGGCGCAACTCGGCCATCTCAACCACTTCCACCAACTCCGGGAGATCACGGCGAAAGACTCACATTGGGCCATGGCAACTTGGGAAGACGCTGGGCAAAGGATCTACTGGTCGTGTGCGCCTGGCAAAACATTCAGTCACCGGTCAGACCGCTGCGATTAAAATTGTATCGAAGAAGTCGGCAGCACTAGCACAGAGCCAGAGTATTGCGGCTatggataagaagattgatgcAGCCCCTGGTTCCAGAACAATTCCGTCGGGTATTGAAAGAGAAGTCGTGATCATGAAGCTTATTGAGCATCCAAATGTCATCAGCCTATATGATGTGTGGGAAAACAGGGGAGAGCTGTAAGGGTACCATGCGGAAGTCCTTTGAGGGTTTCATGAATTAACATGCATCCAGGTATCTAGTTCTTGAATACGTCGAGGGTGGCGAGCTCTTTGACTACGTCTCAGAGAGAGGACCGCTTCCAGAGATAGAAGCGGTCCGTCTCTTTAGGCAAATTATCGCTGCGCTGTCTTGTTGTCATCAGTACAATATCTGCCACCGTGACCTTAAACCTGAAAATATCCTACTTGATTTCCGGAAAAACATCAAACTAGCGGATTTTGGCATGGCTGCTTTACAGCCTGCCGGTCACTGGTTAAATACATCATGTGGGAGTCCACATTATGCTTCGCCCGAGATTATCAATGGGCAGAGATATCATGGGGACAAGGCCGACATCTGGAGCTGTGGAATTATTTTATTTGCAATGTTGGctggctttcttccattcGATGGCGGTGATTTGGCAAACACCCTGAAACTCGTTAAAAGGGGCGAATACATCATACCGCCATGGTTTAGCCCGGAAGCCATAGATTTGATTCAGCGAATCTTGCAGAAGAGGCCTGAAAACAGAATTAGCATGGATCAGATGTGGCTACACCCTCTTCTCATGAAATATCAAGCACACCCCATCTTCGCTAATTCACCAATGGATTCTATTggcccaccaccgcctctGCAGTCAAAGGACTTCAAGAAAATTGTGACCCATCGCCGTGACATTGACTTGGAAGTTCTGAGGAGCCTTCAAACCCTGTGGCATGAGAAGGGAAAGGAAGATTTGATTGAAAACCTTCTCAACGATAAGTAAGTCTCCTCACATTCACCTATCAACATATTTCCAACTCTAAGTTAACCGCACTCCCTCTAGACCAAATCATGAAAAGCTCTTTTATAAAGCTTTGTTAAAATTCAGAGAAGAACAGCTTGAAAACTATGAAGGTCCACCTCTAGGATATTCCTCTAGTGACTATCATCATATTTCAAGACCCCTTTTCAGGCTGCAAAGAAGAATGCCGAGCAATCATGGTGAAAGCAACGTTTGGAGGCGCTCCAAATTCTCAATTGCTACAAATTCTTCTGGCATAAGAGAAGGCTCCAGCCGTGGACCAACCTCGGCGCCGACGATTGCGAGCTATGATCCGTATAGGTCATCTCGCACGGCTATTGCCGAACCGAAGGTCGAATATGCTAATGTTACGATCCATAGACATCAGTCAAATGATTCTAGTGCTGCCTTAAATTCTAAATCATCTCCACCTACTGGAAAACCGTCGATGGATCGAGCATCCGTCAATATGCGCTCGTCACCAAATAGTGGTCCAGGGACCTCATCACGGCGAAGCTCGTTGGCGTCCTACCAATCCCGTAGCTCCGTCGGAAGCCATTGCCAGCGAGCAAAATCCAGGCACAGCTACAAGAGAAACGTTAGCTTTCGGCATTTAAGAGGGCACAACCCCAATAGAGATGATAAGAGAATCGGTATGCCTCCAGGCCATTCTCAGTATTCGCTTTgtcaagaaagaaataaaatgGGAAAACGGGAATCCGAGAGGGTCAAAAGGCTATCCTCGGAAAGGTTCAGCAGTCCTTCTCTGCCTTCACCACCAACCTGTGTGCGTCCAGCTACAAATAAAGTCGGTGAACTGGAAGTGGGAGCAAAACCTCGACAATCCTATCAGTATTGGAAAGAGGAAGCAAGAAAGGTTTCGCAGGAACTGGAACAGATCTGCGAAGAAGCGTTTAATAGCTCATCCCTTTCATCCTCCTATACGATTGAGACTGGATCTAAGTACCCCGAGTCGCCTGTCACTTCAATATCTACCCCTGGTAACCTCAACAGGTATTATGGCCAGACAAACACAAAACCTGTACGGGGACAGACATTTGAGTCGTCCAGTTCTTATGCCACTAGAGAACTGGCGGAAACGCGCCGTCGCTTGATTGAGCATTCGAAAAAAGCAAGGGCCGATGGTCTTCCTTCACATCTATCGGAAGTAATTTCACATTTGGACCGCTTAATTGAAGGCAAGCCATCTCATTCTGTCGCTAAGAATGCAGCGTTAGCAGCGGAAGCTGCCAGACCACCTCATAATGTAACAAGAAATTTGCCATCTATTTTGGAGGAACGACACAGCGTCAAAGATTTCCTTTCGGGCGAAACTACCTCGAGCTATATACCCCCTCCGTTGGACCTGGATGTgtgggaaaagaaaacaatccGAGTAGTACCTGATTCAACCAACAATCTCGATAATGTCAGACCATTAACCATCCGAAAAAAGCGGACGACACTTGAACTGCCAGCTCCTTCAAATGAGTCAACAAGCTTCAGTCAACCGCAACGCAGCTTGAGCCAGTCTCTCACCCGTAACCGATCGACAGGTCGACGAAGCAATACTGGCCGGTTTTTTAGTGGCCTTGAACCCATTGAAGAAAATCCAAAATCGTCAAAGAAAAATGAATTTCGCAATTCAGGGGACACAAGAAAATGGTCTCGGTTCAAATATCGATCCCAAAGCTACAGCGACGTTGGTCCTCCGACACCACCAAAGGATGATGTGCCGTTATCTAGACAATCATCGATTTCTCACATGACGAGTGGCGCTTCTCAGGGTACTGAAGAATACCCCGTGGTTGAAGATGACAATTTAAATTGGATTAAGAAAAACAAACCAGTAGAAACGGGGAAGAAGCTTCTGAAACTTTTTGGCATGAAAAAACGCGACAAAGCAGTTCATGAATTTAGTCAAGAAAGTAAGCATAAATAAACATATGTATGGAATAATTTTTGAACCTTACTAACTTATTTACAGGCAACTGTTTTAATATTTCAGTCACCAGCCTGGATAATAAAGATGAGAGTGACATTTTCGGAACCAACGATCATTTTCTCTCAAATACGCAAAACGAGGCGGGTTCCCCAACGCATCCAGCGTCAAGCCAGAACTGGTTCATGAAATTCTTCCGTATCAAAGCGGCCTCTAAGGTGATCGCGCTCAACGCACCCAAAGCCCGCGCCAGAAAGGAAGTTATAAAGATTCTCCGCGAGTGGAAAAGGTACGGCATCGAAGGCATTCGTGTTGATAAGCAAAATAGCGTGATACGTGGGAGAGTTGGAGAACTAAACTGTGAGCCCTTCACCCTATAATATGTCGCCTTTTAAAACCTTGAAACATAGTGCTAACTAAGTTAATAAGTTCTCCGCCTTCGCCCTGTCGAGTTTTCCGCCGAACTTTTTACCGTGCTTGAATATGGTCGTCACGTTAGTCTCAGCTTGATACGGTTGAAGCAAGAACGAGGTGCAGCATCATCGTTCCGAAAGGTCGTGGAAACGCTGATCGCGGTGTTGAAGCAGCGCAAACTGTTGGTCGAAGATACGGTAAAGGCGAAGAAAATGGCAAAAGTTCTCAGTCTCACAGGTCAGTAGGTCAAACTAGGCATCCAGACCCTGTCGGGTATTGGCCCTATATTTGGCTGGACGACGCAAAGCTGGATACCATGCAATGCGTTGGGTATTGCAATACCTTGTCCGACTTTGGTTCTGGCTTGGGATCACCTGGTTCTGGAACCTCAATACGCAAGCTGTTTTGTTCTCAGTTGTC is a genomic window of Coccidioides posadasii str. Silveira chromosome 3, complete sequence containing:
- a CDS encoding uncharacterized protein (EggNog:ENOG410PFHB~COG:T~TransMembrane:1 (i304-323o)~BUSCO:650at33183), with protein sequence MEKDTIKDRSQPKRQPLHDASNRLNIVHKSSRQTRYDHIALSSEKQMTSSDPPDALNGHDFPPATAENKRISAVLDYHSDPRRNSAISTTSTNSGRSRRKTHIGPWQLGKTLGKGSTGRVRLAKHSVTGQTAAIKIVSKKSAALAQSQSIAAMDKKIDAAPGSRTIPSGIEREVVIMKLIEHPNVISLYDVWENRGELYLVLEYVEGGELFDYVSERGPLPEIEAVRLFRQIIAALSCCHQYNICHRDLKPENILLDFRKNIKLADFGMAALQPAGHWLNTSCGSPHYASPEIINGQRYHGDKADIWSCGIILFAMLAGFLPFDGGDLANTLKLVKRGEYIIPPWFSPEAIDLIQRILQKRPENRISMDQMWLHPLLMKYQAHPIFANSPMDSIGPPPPLQSKDFKKIVTHRRDIDLEVLRSLQTLWHEKGKEDLIENLLNDKPNHEKLFYKALLKFREEQLENYEGPPLGYSSSDYHHISRPLFRLQRRMPSNHGESNVWRRSKFSIATNSSGIREGSSRGPTSAPTIASYDPYRSSRTAIAEPKVEYANVTIHRHQSNDSSAALNSKSSPPTGKPSMDRASVNMRSSPNSGPGTSSRRSSLASYQSRSSVGSHCQRAKSRHSYKRNVSFRHLRGHNPNRDDKRIGMPPGHSQYSLCQERNKMGKRESERVKRLSSERFSSPSLPSPPTCVRPATNKVGELEVGAKPRQSYQYWKEEARKVSQELEQICEEAFNSSSLSSSYTIETGSKYPESPVTSISTPGNLNRYYGQTNTKPVRGQTFESSSSYATRELAETRRRLIEHSKKARADGLPSHLSEVISHLDRLIEGKPSHSVAKNAALAAEAARPPHNVTRNLPSILEERHSVKDFLSGETTSSYIPPPLDLDVWEKKTIRVVPDSTNNLDNVRPLTIRKKRTTLELPAPSNESTSFSQPQRSLSQSLTRNRSTGRRSNTGRFFSGLEPIEENPKSSKKNEFRNSGDTRKWSRFKYRSQSYSDVGPPTPPKDDVPLSRQSSISHMTSGASQGTEEYPVVEDDNLNWIKKNKPVETGKKLLKLFGMKKRDKAVHEFSQESNCFNISVTSLDNKDESDIFGTNDHFLSNTQNEAGSPTHPASSQNWFMKFFRIKAASKVIALNAPKARARKEVIKILREWKRYGIEGIRVDKQNSVIRGRVGELNFLRLRPVEFSAELFTVLEYGRHVSLSLIRLKQERGAASSFRKVVETLIAVLKQRKLLVEDTVKAKKMAKVLSLTGQ
- a CDS encoding uncharacterized protein (SECRETED:SignalP(1-15)~EggNog:ENOG410PUPM~COG:S), with amino-acid sequence MKLVLLLSAAYTAVGFVIPGQSSLDPFIGYSASIPSPVSDDSRAEGGIAFSTSYTEEIFNNIEIASTLALYQPQSGRLSKPEKNAVDEFRHDYLDANSPNFCGHHGDPEKTTYQLINSTKRTKLFAKLVSQFDDIVDLLNSTKENHTVLVPRNKALQKAMNHHPPKEYVKKFVQYHILKEPKTAREIFHSRTIRTLLEQSELGDHDQRISTQFGVGGLTLNYISHIVKPDLCAKNGLVQILDHILLPPFQSSDTLSLVPSVFSALDFGLWKTGLYEKLNDTSSHMGGTFFAPTNIAFRKLGPRVNAFLFSRWGEKHLKALLEYHIVFGHTLYSDAYHQPKKDEDSKTIHVDLPTLLENHRLSIDIARFYRFATMKINGFISVASSDIIARDGVIHVLNDVLIPPKHPNHDRYPYIPRPGEDDDSPVPTVEDIIERFNPYIRED
- a CDS encoding uncharacterized protein (EggNog:ENOG410PMZS~COG:E), producing the protein MEGIEYISGEVAPVYKALPPEYTQLDGFRVLNDDEKPPGVDFGARYETYTIDPEIYLAHLLRRYRLDGGEIKRMELASLQEAFEIDGYDVAMVVNCSGMGFGDPDSFIIRGIFNSTETRDSGVTRITSHAGQTCLVANTCDKTITRQDADGWSFLIPRPLEGGTIVGGTKQPNDWSSVPTASIRETLLEKAAKLYPAILNAQGKFDVIRDIVGRRPAREGGLRLEVETLPKTASPKRTVVHAYGAGGRGYELSWGIAEEVVRMVKDNLPERLHSRL